A region from the Danaus plexippus chromosome 26, MEX_DaPlex, whole genome shotgun sequence genome encodes:
- the LOC116774332 gene encoding deoxycytidylate deaminase isoform X1: MDINLVENTEKLSLESKDKKITKREDYLDWREYFMATAFLAAKRSKDPSYQVGACIVNKENKIVGVGYNGMPIGCSDDEFPWGKNTTSKLDSKFLYVCHAEMNAILNKNSSDVKDCTIYVGLFPCNECAKIIIQSGITEVIYFSDEKGHKPKYIASKKMFDAAGVKYWQYIPKNNKIEITFSGADWQNTSSSN; the protein is encoded by the exons ATGGACATAAATTTGGTAGAAAACACTGAAAAATTATCTCTCGAAAG taaagacaaaaaaataacaaaacgcGAAGATTATTTAGATTGGAGGGAATATTTTATGGCCACTGCATTCTTAGCTGCAAAACGAAGCAAAGATCCAAGTTATCAAGTCGGTGCTTGTATAGTGaacaaggaaaataaaatagttggtGTTGG ataCAATGGTATGCCAATTGGTTGTAGTGATGATGAATTTCCATGGGGAAAAAATACGACATCCAAATTAGatagcaaatttttatatg tGTGTCACGCTGAAATGAATGCCATTCTGAATAAGAACTCCTCCGATGTTAAGGACTGCACTATTTATGTTGGACTATTTCCATGTAATGAGTGTGCGAAAATCATTATACAGTCTGGTATAActgaagttatatatttttctgacgAAAAAGGACACAAACCTAAGTACATAGCTTCAAAGAAGATGTTTGATGCTGCCGGTGTAAAGTATTG GCAATATATCCCAAAGAATAACAAGATAGAGATAACATTCTCTGGTGCAGATTGGCAGAACACAAGTTCTTCAAATTAA
- the LOC116774332 gene encoding deoxycytidylate deaminase isoform X2 — translation MATAFLAAKRSKDPSYQVGACIVNKENKIVGVGYNGMPIGCSDDEFPWGKNTTSKLDSKFLYVCHAEMNAILNKNSSDVKDCTIYVGLFPCNECAKIIIQSGITEVIYFSDEKGHKPKYIASKKMFDAAGVKYWQYIPKNNKIEITFSGADWQNTSSSN, via the exons ATGGCCACTGCATTCTTAGCTGCAAAACGAAGCAAAGATCCAAGTTATCAAGTCGGTGCTTGTATAGTGaacaaggaaaataaaatagttggtGTTGG ataCAATGGTATGCCAATTGGTTGTAGTGATGATGAATTTCCATGGGGAAAAAATACGACATCCAAATTAGatagcaaatttttatatg tGTGTCACGCTGAAATGAATGCCATTCTGAATAAGAACTCCTCCGATGTTAAGGACTGCACTATTTATGTTGGACTATTTCCATGTAATGAGTGTGCGAAAATCATTATACAGTCTGGTATAActgaagttatatatttttctgacgAAAAAGGACACAAACCTAAGTACATAGCTTCAAAGAAGATGTTTGATGCTGCCGGTGTAAAGTATTG GCAATATATCCCAAAGAATAACAAGATAGAGATAACATTCTCTGGTGCAGATTGGCAGAACACAAGTTCTTCAAATTAA